The Zavarzinella sp. sequence ATGAAACAGGTTCAAACCCTGGTGTCCAAACTAAAGGCCATTCCGGAAGGCAGTGGCACGATGTTTGATAACACCACCATTATTTACCTGCCAGAAACTGGTGCTGGCCACCACAACCCAAGTAATGAAGCACCCATGGTGATCATGACAGGTAAGAACTCCCGGCTGAACATTGCCGGTCGTTATATCCGCCTGCCATTCCACGGCGAAAAGGGCCACAAAACCCTCAGTAACTGGTACACAACTCTGCTTAATGCGTATGGCAACCCGATGGAGCATTACGGCGATCTGGATTTAATGATGCAACGCAACCGCCTCGAGCAAAAAGGCGCAATCAAGCAGTTCCTGGTTTGAGAAAATGAAAGAATTATTTGGGATACGTTATTTCAGACAATGAGGGTTAGAGCACTTTCTGGGAACTCAAAGAAATCTTTTCATAACTCACAACGCGATTCTGCTCACTTTTGCAATATTGCTCCGATCCATTTTGACATTTCAGCTCTTCAATTCTTCAATTTTCAGTCAGTTTGATTGCTGCATGGTGAAAAATTGGATAGAATACCTGTTGAATATTGGTACCACCAGCAACCCAGTGGGGTATCAGCCAAACAGTTATATAACTTCGTTGTTATTTACTCGGAGCGTCGTTTCGTGCGTATAGATGTATCAGCCCGCCATGGTCATTTAAGTCAGGAGCACCAGGATGAAATTCGAGCGAAAGCCGAAAAGTTGACCCACTTTTTCAACCGGATCACCATGATTGAAGTGATGGTGGATCTGGGTGAACCGCTCAAAAAGAAAGTGGAAGTGAAGGTGGATGCCGAGCACAAGCACGACTTTGTTGCACTGGGCGACCACGAGGAATTGATGGTTGCTGTGGATCTGGCAATTGATCGTGCCCAGCATCAGATTCACAAGTACAAAGAGAAAGTTCAGGATCATCGCGGCTAGGTGCGATAACTCGGAGCAGTGGACATGCAGGAATTTCTGATCCGTGAAGCGATCGTACCAGAACTCGAAGCCACTACCAAAAGTGGGGTAATTCGCGAGTTAGTGGTCAAATTACAGGAAGCAGGCTGTTTTGCAGCAAATCAGATCGATCATGTGATTGCCGAACTGCATGCTCGTGAACAGCTCAGTTCTACGGGTATCGGGCGTGGTGTCGCAATTCCACATACGCGATTTGAGGAAGTTTCAAGCCTTGTTGGCACGATCGGAATCTCCCGCGCTGGGATTCCGTTTGACAGCATTGATGATGAACCGGTTCATTTTGTCTTCTTGCTCATCTCTCAGCCAGACTTTCCTGGCCCGCACTTAAAAGCCCTGGAACTGATTGTTCGCACCACCGAAAGTGATGAATTTCTGGCACAACTGCTGGCAGCCCATACGCGGGAAGAAATTTGGAACGTGATTCTGTCTACACCTGAACCTTGGGAGTAACCAATTCATCTGTTCACTGGATAAACTGCTGAAAAATGAATATTTTTTCATTAAATGCTAGTGGTAACCAGGGACAGTGTTTGAATGAACGTAATTTTTATGACGATGAATGAACTGCGAGCTGAGGATCTGCCATTTGTGCAACGTACTGTAAAGGTGCAAAACCCTTACGGCCTGCACATGCGCCCCGCCAGCGTGTTCGTGAAAGTCGCCATGAAGCTGAAAAGTACGGTGCAAATACGCAAAAATGAGAAAGTGGTGAATGGCAAAAGCCTGATGAGTATGATCACCCTGGCTGCCCAACAAGGCACTGAACTGGAATTGATGGTGCACGGAGAAGACGCACTGCAGGCAATCGATATACTCGCAACTATTCTGGGGTCACCTTCCACTGAAGGCCTGGAAAACTTACTGTTACCCAAATCATCGTAATGGGTTCTGAATGACGAAACTTCGTGGGATACCGGTCTCTCCTGGTGTGGCTATTGGCCATGCATTGGTGCTTGATACGGATGGTTTCCGGATTCCAGTTCGAAAAATTCCCGCACATCAAATCGACAATGAACTTGCCCGCCTGGACGCTGCCATTCAATCGGCTGCTCAGGAAGCGGTAGCTACTCAGAAGTCGCTTTCGAACCAATATGGTGCGTCCTACGGTGCCATCTTTGGTGCCCACGCCATGTTGTTTGAGGACCCGGCGTTTGTCGAAGAGATTCGCACCATCATTTCTAGTAATCTGTTGGCAGCGGAATCGGCTGTGCATCAGGTTGTTCGTTCATTTGTAAGAACATTGGAGTCGATGAATCCGGACGATTATTTCGCCTGGAGATCTGCTGATCTGTTCGATATCGAACAGTGCATTCTGAAGCACCTGATGGGCGGGGCCGAAAATCCGCTGAAAAACATTTCGGAAGAAGTGATTATCGTCGCGAGAGAATTATCTCCTAGTGAAACCGCGACTCTCAATCCCCACTACACCAAGGCATTCGCCACTGAGCATGGTGGCAAGGCCAGCCACACCGCAATTATTGCCAATGCCATGGAGATTCCAGCAGTGTTGGGGCTGGGGCCGTTTCTGCGCGAAGTAACGAGCGGTGATCCGATTATCGTGGATGGAACCGAAGGCATCATCATCCTGAAGCCAGATACAGAAACATTAAAAAAGTATGAGGATTTGCGATTTCAGCGGCAACAGGATGACTCTAAACTTCATTCAGAGAAGGATTTACCTTCTGTTACGCTCGACGGTGTGATTGTTTCAATGTTGGGCAATATTGAATTCCCCAATGAGGCAGCCAGTTGCCGGAATCGGGGAGCCCAGGGCATCGGATTGTATCGAACTGAATTTTTATATTTAGGGCACGATAGCGATCCGAGTGAAGAAGAGCACTTCCATGCCTACCGTCAGGTGTTGCAGGATATTGGCCCTGGTCAGCCAGTGATTATCCGCACCATTGATCTGGGTGCGGACAAATTTGTGAAGACCCACGCACCCACTGAGCCAGAAAAGAATCCTTCGCTGGGAATGCGTTCCATTCGATTGTGTCTTCGCGATAAACCCTTATTTACAAAGCAGTTACGTGCAATTTTGCGTGCCAGTTGCTTTGGTGATATTCGCATCATGTTTCCTATGGTGTGTAACCTGGCAGAAATTCGTCATTGTCGTTTTTTACTGAACGAAGTGATGGATGAGTTGCGGGAGTCGAACATACACTTTAATGCTCGTCTTCCTATTGGAATGATGGTGGAAGTGCCCTCTGCCTGCCTGATGGCGCGGGAATTCGCAGCCCATGTCGATTTTTTCTCTATTGGCACTAATGATTTAATTCAATATACTCTCGCTGCCGACCGTACGAATGAACATGTGGCAGATTTGTACAATGCTGCTGATCCAGCAGTGATTCGTTTGATCCACATGGTTGTGCAGGCGGCGACAGAACACCAGGTAGAAGTCAGCGTTTGTGGTGAAGTGAGTGGTGATCCACTTTTTACCCCACTGTTAGTGGGGCTGGGGATTAAAAAGCTCTCAGTTTCACCCAACCACATTGCCAGCGTCAAGCAGGTTGTGCGACGATTGATGACTACTGATTTGAAAACGCTGTGTGAAGATGTGCTGATCGCGAGTAATGCCCGCGATGTCCACAATCTGTTGGTGCGTTTTCGCGAAACAATATTTCCCGAAGAAGTGGACGGATACCAGGTGTAACAGCCCCGTCAGATCGGGCAGAAATTCGGATGACATAATTTCATTCCGTGGATCAAGCTGCCCGCATCTCTGCCTCATCCCCCTTCACTTCTTTTGAACATTTAAGGTATCACGATGAACTTCTCGTGATCACGAAACACGCAGTATGGCGTTTGACAAAATTCGATTTCGGTTCTGCAAATCTGGCGATTTACGCTTTCTAAGTCACCTCGACCTGATGCGTGCGTTCGAGCGAATGATTCGCCGAGCTGACTTACCCATTAAATCGACTCAGGGATTTCACCCTGCACCAAGGCTTGTGGTGCCACTTTCGCTGTCATTAGGTATCGTAGGCTGGAATGAAATTCTCGAGGCAGAATTTACAACTCCTCTCGATCCGCAGGAAGTTCTTCAGAAATTACAGGCCCAGCAACCACCCGGTCTCTATTTGTCTTCCGCTACTGGCATTCCCATGAAGTCCACTGCGCGTATTCGGCGTGCGTTTTATCGAGTGGACCTGCCATCAGAGCAAACAGTTCCTGACGCATCAATCGAAGATTGGCTCGCAAACAGTGAATACTGGGTTTATCGGAAGCGACCGAAAGAGAAATTATTGAATATCCGACCCTATGTGGAGCAGATTACTCCCACTACGGCGGGTTTTGAATGTTCGATCTGGATTACCCCGGAAGGTACGACCAGAATTGACGAAATTGCCAAGGCTTTTGGTCTGGGTAATATCCTGCAGCAAGGTTGGGATGTGAATCGGACAGACCTGGAGGTTACCGATGAACTTGATCCCACCGTACTACACCTGACACCAACTATCCTTCCCGAAACACGGCCTGTTTCCGGCGAGTGGCGGGAAGAAGAATACCAATGGAAACAAACCGGGATTGTCTGGGGTGCTACCTCAAATGGTCCCATCGTGGAATAAGAACAAACACCACGGAAGTACGAATCAGCCGAAAAGGGAATCTATGAAAAAAGAAATGTTAATTAATGTGCTGCAGCCAGAAGAGTGCCGCATTGCCATGATCGAAGATGGTGTCCTGCAGGAACTCTATGTAGAGCGGGCCAGCCAGGAATCGTTTGTCAACAACATCTACAAGGGCAAAATCATCAATATCGAGCCGAGCATTCAAGCGGCGTTTGTTGATTTTGGCGTTGGTAGAAATGGTTTTCTGCACGTTTCAGATGTTGCAGTTGCCTATTTTCAGCATTTGCTGGAACAGCGAGCTCCACGTCCGGCACAGGACAGAGACCCTCGCCGGTCAGATGATCGCAGAAATGATGGCCCACGCCCACCACGGTCATTTGAGCCAGTGGTCGTAGCCCCCGAATCCACTTCAGGCGTGGGTGGGGCAAAAATCGGCTCCTACGAAGTGGGAGATGATTTTGATGAAGGAATTCTCACACCTGAACCAGCTCCCGTGGTGGCAGCACCCAAAGTAGTTGCACCTCCAGTACAGCCCGCACCTGCACCTGTGCCTCAATCGTTCGATCTGAGTGATTTCGATGATGGCATTGGATTAGAGGAGGCAGAAACAGAGGCAACAGATACGACAGAAGAACCAGAAACCAAACCGAAAAAGACCAAAACTTCATCCACAAAGGCAAAGACTTCCAAAACACCTGCCAAGAAAGGCGCGACTAAAAAAACGGCATCCAGCAAAGCCAAAGAGGCAGTACCTGCTCCCGAGGCACCTGCTGCGACGGAAGAAGAGAAACCAAAGCCAAAGCGAAAGCGGGTCTCGAAGAAGGCCGACGATTCTGTACCCGCACCGAGTGCCGAACACCGCACCGATTCGGACGATGATTTCTTCTTTGATCCCACTGCACCGAATGATCGATTTGCTGATTTGCCTGCACCTGCACCCAAAGTGGAACTGCCGGATGATGACGACCTTGAATTTGATCTGAAACCGGAGCCAGCATCGACAGATAAACGTATTCCATCGATTTATGACGATCAGGATCTGGAAGATATGGATTTTTATCCCCCACCAGTTCCTAAACAGCCTGGTGATCAGAGGGATTCGGGCAATCGCGACCGTGGTGCACGTGATCATGGCCGACCTGACCGTGGGGATAGGGATTTCCGAGATCGCGATCATGACCGCGGTGGGCGTGGTGGCCGAGATGATCGAGGCGATCGTGACCGTGGACGAAGTGATCGAGAAGAGCGCGGTGACCGTGATCGTAGCCAATCAGACCGAGGTGACCGAGAAGATCGAGGTGACCGTGACCGCGGTGGGCGTGGTGACCGAGAAGATCGAGGCGATCGTGATCGTGGTGGCCGAGGTGATCGAGAAGATCGCGGTGATCGTGGCAATCAGCGAGGTGGTCAACGTCAAGGCGGCCCTCGTGATAACTCTCCGAAACCCCCACCGATCGAACAGATTTTCAAGAAAGGTCAGGAAGTCATTGTTCAGGTGATCAAGGAAGGGATGGGCACCAAAGGCCCGACACTGAGTACCCAAATTGCTATTGCTGGCCGGTACCTCGTGTTGGCACCTTGGATGCAGCGAGTTGCTGTTTCGAAAAAGATCGAAGACGATCGTACCCGATTTAAATTGAAGGATTTGCTGCGGGAATTAGACCCACCGGAAGGAATTGGTTTTATTGTGCGTACTGCGGCCGCCGATCGTGATGTTCAGGAACTGAAATCGGATCTTGCCTACCTGACTCGGCTGTGGGAAGTCTTCTGTAATCGAGCGAATAAGCGTACAGGCCCGTTCGAGATTTATCGTGAAAGCGATATGATCATCCGTACGATCCGAGATATTTTCACCAGTGATATCGATACGATCTGGATTGATGACCCGGAAGCTTTTGCAGAAGCCCAGGAATTCATGAAAATTGTCATGCCTCGTTATGCAGACCGTTTGAAGCTGCATGACAGTGCGGAACCAATCTTCCACCGCTTCCAGATTGATGATGAAGTCAACAAGTTACGGAATAAAAAAGTCCCACTGCCAGGTGGGGGGTCGATTGTGATCGAGCAGACGGAAGCTCTGGTTGCCATTGACGTGAACAGCGGTAACTTCCGCGTAGATAATGATGCAGAAGAAACGGCATTTCAAACGAATCTGCAGGCTGCAAAGGAAATTGCCCGTCAGCTTCGTCTTCGCAATCTGGGTGGGGTGATCATCAACGATTTCATCGACATGCGTGAAGAACGGCATCGTCGTCAGGTAGAAGAAACCCTTCGTCGTGCTATGAGCCGCGATCGATCACGCACGAAGATCCTGAAAACGTCTGCGTTCGGAATCATCGAAATGACTCGCCAGCGGGTGCAGACTTCGCTGCAAAAGAGTGCAACACAGGATTGCAATCACTGTAACGGTTTGGGTAACGTCAAAACACCCGAAAGTATGAGTATTGAAGTGATTCGTCGGATTCAGTTGGCAGCATCCCGCAAACAGGCCCGCACGTTGGAAATCAATGTCCATGCAGATGTCGCCCACCACCTGCAGAACAAAAAACGCCGCGATCTGACCCACTGGGAAGAGGTGGGGCAGATGCAGGTATCGATCAGTGGACGCACAGGTGTTTCGCCTGAACTGTGTGAAATCCGTGGTTTCGATAATAATGGAGTTGAAGTCCCTGTGCAGCCCACGGTGCCACAACAGAAGAATCCTGAACGCCGAGATCAGCGTCGCGACGATCGCCCACGTCAGGACCGTGGTGGGAATGGTGGGCAGCAGGATTTTCGGAAAGGTGGCCACGATAAACGGAAAGGCAATGGTGGGGGCGGTAATCGAAATAGTGGCGGCGGAAATCGTCATCAACAGGGTGGCGGAAATCGCCGTAACTAATTCACCGGCAATTGTTTGTATTCTGTGATTTAGTTTTTGTTTTTCCCTTTCTTCCCAAATTTGGGATTTACCTGGCTTGGGATCGGTGCTTTGATCGCATCCCACCAGGTGAGCAGATCCTTTAACAGTTCATCACGTTTTTCTGGTTCTTTGCCCACCAGATTCGTTCTCTCACCAATATCATTGCTTATGTGATAAAGTTCTAATGAGTTGTTGGTAACTCTTTTGTCAAATCCACCATCCAGCACCCATTCTTCGTGGTAGAGGTGCAATTTCCAATCCCCTTTCCGTACCACGCTCACTGGGCGGGTGCGAAAAACAGGATCTCGCCCACGGATTACAGGTGTATCCAGATATCCCGGGAAGTGCCAGAAAATGGGTCGCACCGGAAAGTTTTTCTCTCCCTGCAGTAGTGGCAGGATATTTGTGCCATCAAGTTGTTTGTTTTTGGGCGTTTGTGCACCCGCTGCTGCCAAAAAAGTGGGATATAAATCAACAAAATTCACCGGAACTGCGCATTGCTGGCCCGCCAGAATCTTACCTGGCCAATAGGCAATAAATGGTTCCCGTATCCCACCTTCATAATAGCCACCTTTGCTGCCACGCAGGGGTTCCTGGGAGGATTGCTGGGTGCCACCGTTGTCAGAAGTGAAGATAACTAACGTGTTATCTTCGATCTTCAGTTCTTTCAGTTTGGCCAACACCAGCCCCACGGTGGTATCAAGATCATAAAGGCAGGCAGCATAAATGGGACTGTTGTGTTGTTTCCCGGGTGTTTTTTTGCGAAATTTTTCCAACGTATCAGGCTTTGCTTCTAATGCACTATGAATCGCATGGTGGGCAAGGTAGCAAAAGAAGGGCTTTTCCCGGTTCTTTGTCATAAACTCGCACGCCGCCTGAGTTAATGAAAAAGCTCCTTTGGGATCATCTGGGATATTTCGTTTCTGGTTCGGTTGCTGCGCTCGCGAATCAAACACCACCTGAAAACCACTTTCGGCGGGAGATCGACCTT is a genomic window containing:
- a CDS encoding HPF/RaiA family ribosome-associated protein, whose translation is MRIDVSARHGHLSQEHQDEIRAKAEKLTHFFNRITMIEVMVDLGEPLKKKVEVKVDAEHKHDFVALGDHEELMVAVDLAIDRAQHQIHKYKEKVQDHRG
- a CDS encoding PTS sugar transporter subunit IIA, translating into MQEFLIREAIVPELEATTKSGVIRELVVKLQEAGCFAANQIDHVIAELHAREQLSSTGIGRGVAIPHTRFEEVSSLVGTIGISRAGIPFDSIDDEPVHFVFLLISQPDFPGPHLKALELIVRTTESDEFLAQLLAAHTREEIWNVILSTPEPWE
- a CDS encoding HPr family phosphocarrier protein, producing the protein MNVIFMTMNELRAEDLPFVQRTVKVQNPYGLHMRPASVFVKVAMKLKSTVQIRKNEKVVNGKSLMSMITLAAQQGTELELMVHGEDALQAIDILATILGSPSTEGLENLLLPKSS
- the ptsP gene encoding phosphoenolpyruvate--protein phosphotransferase; translation: MTKLRGIPVSPGVAIGHALVLDTDGFRIPVRKIPAHQIDNELARLDAAIQSAAQEAVATQKSLSNQYGASYGAIFGAHAMLFEDPAFVEEIRTIISSNLLAAESAVHQVVRSFVRTLESMNPDDYFAWRSADLFDIEQCILKHLMGGAENPLKNISEEVIIVARELSPSETATLNPHYTKAFATEHGGKASHTAIIANAMEIPAVLGLGPFLREVTSGDPIIVDGTEGIIILKPDTETLKKYEDLRFQRQQDDSKLHSEKDLPSVTLDGVIVSMLGNIEFPNEAASCRNRGAQGIGLYRTEFLYLGHDSDPSEEEHFHAYRQVLQDIGPGQPVIIRTIDLGADKFVKTHAPTEPEKNPSLGMRSIRLCLRDKPLFTKQLRAILRASCFGDIRIMFPMVCNLAEIRHCRFLLNEVMDELRESNIHFNARLPIGMMVEVPSACLMAREFAAHVDFFSIGTNDLIQYTLAADRTNEHVADLYNAADPAVIRLIHMVVQAATEHQVEVSVCGEVSGDPLFTPLLVGLGIKKLSVSPNHIASVKQVVRRLMTTDLKTLCEDVLIASNARDVHNLLVRFRETIFPEEVDGYQV
- a CDS encoding TIGR03936 family radical SAM-associated protein, which translates into the protein MAFDKIRFRFCKSGDLRFLSHLDLMRAFERMIRRADLPIKSTQGFHPAPRLVVPLSLSLGIVGWNEILEAEFTTPLDPQEVLQKLQAQQPPGLYLSSATGIPMKSTARIRRAFYRVDLPSEQTVPDASIEDWLANSEYWVYRKRPKEKLLNIRPYVEQITPTTAGFECSIWITPEGTTRIDEIAKAFGLGNILQQGWDVNRTDLEVTDELDPTVLHLTPTILPETRPVSGEWREEEYQWKQTGIVWGATSNGPIVE
- a CDS encoding Rne/Rng family ribonuclease — encoded protein: MKKEMLINVLQPEECRIAMIEDGVLQELYVERASQESFVNNIYKGKIINIEPSIQAAFVDFGVGRNGFLHVSDVAVAYFQHLLEQRAPRPAQDRDPRRSDDRRNDGPRPPRSFEPVVVAPESTSGVGGAKIGSYEVGDDFDEGILTPEPAPVVAAPKVVAPPVQPAPAPVPQSFDLSDFDDGIGLEEAETEATDTTEEPETKPKKTKTSSTKAKTSKTPAKKGATKKTASSKAKEAVPAPEAPAATEEEKPKPKRKRVSKKADDSVPAPSAEHRTDSDDDFFFDPTAPNDRFADLPAPAPKVELPDDDDLEFDLKPEPASTDKRIPSIYDDQDLEDMDFYPPPVPKQPGDQRDSGNRDRGARDHGRPDRGDRDFRDRDHDRGGRGGRDDRGDRDRGRSDREERGDRDRSQSDRGDREDRGDRDRGGRGDREDRGDRDRGGRGDREDRGDRGNQRGGQRQGGPRDNSPKPPPIEQIFKKGQEVIVQVIKEGMGTKGPTLSTQIAIAGRYLVLAPWMQRVAVSKKIEDDRTRFKLKDLLRELDPPEGIGFIVRTAAADRDVQELKSDLAYLTRLWEVFCNRANKRTGPFEIYRESDMIIRTIRDIFTSDIDTIWIDDPEAFAEAQEFMKIVMPRYADRLKLHDSAEPIFHRFQIDDEVNKLRNKKVPLPGGGSIVIEQTEALVAIDVNSGNFRVDNDAEETAFQTNLQAAKEIARQLRLRNLGGVIINDFIDMREERHRRQVEETLRRAMSRDRSRTKILKTSAFGIIEMTRQRVQTSLQKSATQDCNHCNGLGNVKTPESMSIEVIRRIQLAASRKQARTLEINVHADVAHHLQNKKRRDLTHWEEVGQMQVSISGRTGVSPELCEIRGFDNNGVEVPVQPTVPQQKNPERRDQRRDDRPRQDRGGNGGQQDFRKGGHDKRKGNGGGGNRNSGGGNRHQQGGGNRRN
- a CDS encoding sulfatase; translation: MPKFFAALLAIWLFLPPQAWCEKPKPPNIVLIFTDDLGWKDVGYQGSDFHETPHIDNMAKQGMVFSNAYSCAGNCAPSRACLLSGQYTPRHHVFAVGSTNRGPAQQMRLIPIPNKSGLAKENLTMAAALQQAGYQTGIFGKWHLSGPEGRSPAESGFQVVFDSRAQQPNQKRNIPDDPKGAFSLTQAACEFMTKNREKPFFCYLAHHAIHSALEAKPDTLEKFRKKTPGKQHNSPIYAACLYDLDTTVGLVLAKLKELKIEDNTLVIFTSDNGGTQQSSQEPLRGSKGGYYEGGIREPFIAYWPGKILAGQQCAVPVNFVDLYPTFLAAAGAQTPKNKQLDGTNILPLLQGEKNFPVRPIFWHFPGYLDTPVIRGRDPVFRTRPVSVVRKGDWKLHLYHEEWVLDGGFDKRVTNNSLELYHISNDIGERTNLVGKEPEKRDELLKDLLTWWDAIKAPIPSQVNPKFGKKGKNKN